Proteins from a genomic interval of Bradyrhizobium sp. CCGB01:
- the kdpA gene encoding potassium-transporting ATPase subunit KdpA, translating to MTMIGWLQIILFCVIIVALTKPLGGYMTAVFNGERTFMSPVLRPIEAGIYWFSGVDEKREQHWLTYTVAMLLFHVGGFLIIYGVMRLQAVLPFNPAGQSAVAQDLSFNTAISFITNTNWQNYGGESTVSYLVQMLGLTHQNFLSAATGIALAVALIRGFSRASMRTVGNFWVDVTRTTLYVLLPICVVYCLFLVWQGIPQTLGDYVEATTLEGAKQTIAVGPVASQVAIKMLGTNGGGFFNANAAHPFENPTALSNFVQMLSIFLIGAAMTNVFGRMVGNQRQGWAILAVMGVLFLAGVAVTYSAEANGTSTMHALGLTGGNMEGKEVRFGIVASSLFAVITTAASCGAVNAMHDSFTALGGMIPLINMQLGEIIIGGVGAGLYGMLLFVVLAIFVAGLMVGRTPEYVGKKIEAREVKMAMLAILVLPLMYLGWTAVGVVYPAAVASMANAGPHGFTEVLYAFTSATGNNGSAFAGLTGNTLFYNLTLASAMFVGRFFMIVPAMAIAGSLAAKKSIPPSAGTFPTTGGLFVGLVVGVILIIGGLTFFPALALGPIVEHLAMNAGQVF from the coding sequence ATGACCATGATCGGTTGGCTCCAGATCATTCTCTTTTGCGTCATTATCGTCGCGCTCACCAAGCCGCTCGGCGGGTACATGACGGCCGTGTTCAACGGCGAGCGGACGTTTATGTCGCCGGTGCTGCGGCCGATCGAGGCGGGGATCTACTGGTTCTCCGGCGTCGACGAGAAGCGCGAGCAGCATTGGCTGACCTACACGGTCGCGATGCTGCTTTTTCACGTCGGCGGCTTCCTCATCATCTACGGCGTGATGCGGCTTCAGGCCGTGCTGCCGTTCAATCCTGCCGGGCAGTCGGCGGTGGCCCAGGATCTCTCCTTCAACACCGCGATCTCCTTCATCACCAACACCAACTGGCAGAACTACGGCGGCGAGAGCACGGTGTCCTATCTCGTGCAGATGCTCGGCCTGACGCACCAGAACTTCCTGTCGGCGGCAACCGGCATCGCGCTGGCGGTGGCCCTGATTCGCGGCTTCTCGCGCGCCTCGATGCGCACGGTCGGCAATTTCTGGGTCGACGTCACCCGCACGACGCTCTACGTGCTGCTGCCGATCTGCGTCGTCTACTGCCTGTTCCTGGTCTGGCAGGGCATCCCGCAGACACTCGGTGATTACGTCGAGGCGACGACGCTCGAAGGCGCCAAGCAGACCATCGCGGTCGGCCCGGTTGCCTCGCAGGTCGCGATCAAGATGCTGGGCACCAATGGCGGCGGCTTCTTCAATGCCAACGCCGCGCATCCCTTCGAGAACCCGACGGCGCTGTCGAACTTCGTGCAGATGCTGTCGATCTTCCTGATCGGCGCGGCCATGACCAACGTGTTCGGCCGCATGGTCGGCAACCAGCGCCAGGGCTGGGCGATCCTCGCCGTGATGGGCGTGCTGTTCCTCGCCGGCGTTGCCGTCACCTATTCGGCGGAAGCCAACGGCACCTCGACCATGCATGCGCTGGGCCTGACCGGCGGCAACATGGAAGGCAAGGAGGTTCGCTTCGGCATCGTCGCGTCCTCCCTGTTCGCCGTGATCACGACGGCCGCGTCCTGCGGCGCCGTCAATGCCATGCATGACAGCTTCACCGCGCTTGGCGGCATGATTCCGCTGATCAACATGCAGCTCGGCGAAATCATCATCGGCGGCGTCGGCGCCGGTCTCTACGGCATGCTGCTGTTCGTCGTGCTCGCGATCTTCGTCGCCGGCCTGATGGTCGGCCGCACGCCGGAATATGTCGGCAAGAAGATCGAGGCGCGCGAGGTCAAAATGGCGATGCTCGCGATCCTGGTGCTGCCGCTGATGTATCTCGGCTGGACCGCGGTCGGCGTGGTCTATCCGGCGGCGGTCGCCTCCATGGCGAATGCCGGCCCGCACGGCTTCACCGAGGTGCTCTACGCCTTCACCTCGGCGACCGGCAATAACGGCTCGGCCTTTGCGGGCCTCACCGGCAACACCTTGTTCTACAACCTCACGCTCGCCAGCGCGATGTTCGTCGGCCGCTTCTTCATGATCGTCCCGGCGATGGCGATCGCGGGCTCGCTGGCTGCCAAGAAATCGATCCCGCCGTCGGCGGGCACGTTCCCGACCACGGGCGGACTGTTCGTCGGCCTCGTCGTCGGCGTGATCCTGATCATCGGCGGCCTGACCTTCTTCCCGGCGCTCGCGCTCGGTCCGATCGTCGAGCATCTCGCGATGAACGCCGGCCAAGTGTTCTGA
- a CDS encoding K(+)-transporting ATPase subunit F — MIFDYALAGAVSFGLLIYLTYALLRPERF; from the coding sequence ATGATTTTCGATTATGCGCTCGCCGGCGCCGTCTCGTTCGGCCTCCTGATCTATCTCACCTATGCACTCCTGCGGCCGGAACGGTTCTGA
- the dapA gene encoding 4-hydroxy-tetrahydrodipicolinate synthase has product MFIPPSAWFTGFIPDLPTPFDSSDAIDLKAFAALCERQIAAGVPALVVCETAGEAPTLSPAEQELVIRAAVDVARGRVRIIAGVVSNSTSHAVELARRAEAAGADAIMSVVPAYNKPMQEGMLAHFRSLAGSVGLPVILHDTPSRTLRPLADETLLRLVESRQFVGLRDGSHDITRPMRLSRHLPAGFRCLSGDDSTAFGFIADGGDGAISEISNIAPDLCRTIFSHVRQGRLQSARYLDKRLMPLIACLAKESPAALKFALSMLGLMQPDTRLPIVPLDAPARAEVVRAFAALSDEELIDSVGA; this is encoded by the coding sequence ATGTTCATCCCGCCCTCCGCCTGGTTCACCGGGTTCATTCCGGACCTGCCGACACCGTTCGATTCGTCCGACGCGATCGACCTGAAGGCGTTCGCCGCGCTCTGCGAGCGCCAGATCGCCGCCGGCGTCCCCGCGCTCGTGGTCTGCGAGACGGCAGGCGAAGCGCCAACGCTCTCGCCGGCCGAGCAGGAGCTGGTCATTCGCGCCGCGGTCGATGTCGCCCGCGGCCGTGTTCGGATCATCGCCGGCGTGGTGTCGAATTCAACGAGCCACGCCGTCGAGCTCGCGCGGCGCGCGGAAGCCGCCGGAGCCGATGCAATCATGTCGGTGGTCCCCGCCTACAACAAGCCGATGCAGGAGGGGATGCTCGCGCACTTCCGCAGCCTTGCCGGCTCGGTCGGCCTGCCCGTGATCCTGCACGATACTCCCTCCCGCACACTGCGACCGCTCGCCGACGAGACGCTTCTGCGCCTCGTCGAATCCCGCCAGTTCGTGGGTCTGCGCGACGGAAGCCATGACATCACCCGCCCGATGCGGCTGTCCCGCCACCTGCCTGCCGGCTTTCGCTGTCTCTCCGGCGACGACAGCACCGCCTTCGGCTTCATCGCGGACGGCGGCGATGGCGCGATCTCGGAGATATCCAACATCGCGCCGGATCTCTGCCGGACGATCTTCTCACATGTCAGGCAGGGCCGGCTGCAATCCGCCCGCTACCTCGACAAGCGGCTGATGCCGCTCATCGCGTGCCTCGCCAAGGAGAGCCCGGCGGCGCTCAAATTCGCCCTGAGCATGCTTGGCTTGATGCAGCCGGACACGCGGCTGCCGATCGTGCCGCTGGACGCTCCCGCTCGCGCGGAGGTCGTCCGGGCGTTCGCTGCGCTCTCCGATGAAGAGCTGATCGACAGCGTCGGTGCCTGA
- the upp gene encoding uracil phosphoribosyltransferase — protein MSTSSVNVVAHPLVQHKLSLMREKDRSTKSFREILNEIGMLLGYEVTRDLPLELVDIETPISPMLAPKIAGKKLTLAPILRAGVGFLDGMLALMPSARIAHIGLYRDPETLQAVEYYFKAPQDLSDRTVILMDPMLATGNSACAGASLLKARGARDIRFVCLLAAPEGIAQFQSEHPDVPVWTAAIDERLNDHGYIVPGLGDAGDRMFGTK, from the coding sequence ATGAGCACAAGCAGCGTCAACGTCGTCGCCCACCCCCTGGTCCAGCACAAGCTCTCCCTGATGCGAGAGAAGGACCGCTCGACCAAGAGCTTTCGCGAGATCCTGAACGAGATCGGGATGCTGCTCGGCTACGAGGTGACGCGCGACCTGCCGCTGGAGCTGGTGGACATCGAGACGCCGATCTCGCCGATGCTGGCGCCGAAGATCGCCGGCAAGAAGCTCACGTTGGCGCCGATCCTGCGCGCCGGCGTCGGCTTCCTCGACGGCATGCTGGCGCTGATGCCCTCGGCGCGCATCGCCCATATCGGGCTCTACCGCGATCCCGAAACCTTGCAGGCCGTGGAATATTACTTCAAGGCGCCGCAGGACCTGTCCGACCGCACCGTGATCCTGATGGACCCGATGCTGGCGACCGGTAACTCCGCCTGCGCCGGCGCCTCCCTGCTCAAGGCGCGCGGCGCCCGCGACATCCGTTTCGTCTGCCTGCTGGCCGCGCCCGAGGGCATCGCGCAGTTCCAGAGCGAGCATCCCGACGTGCCGGTCTGGACCGCCGCGATCGACGAGCGGCTCAATGACCACGGCTACATCGTACCGGGCCTTGGCGACGCCGGCGACCGGATGTTCGGCACCAAGTAG
- a CDS encoding AMP-binding protein: protein MSANPFSLQSLIGTEPTSDPAFVFDGTPASRAEFSRKVEQTAAWLAAQGIGKGDVVAVWLVNRIEWIALLFAAARCGAIVAAVNTRYRSAEVAHLLKVSGARLMVVEAAFRSIDFAAILADVARDEVPALRELAVVGADTIPAHWPCVRFDAFDKAYPPAPPPQDDVDLPVLLYTTSGTTKGPKLVAHSQRTLATHATSVAKALNLSPQRHSLLAMLPFCGTFGMTSLLGFIAAGATVHALDAFEAAPALKILNEHEITHSFGSDEMFRRILALTDVPRPFPHLEICGFAAFQPGWRELAVEAEARGMKLFGLYGSSEVQALFSIARVSDAFADRIEGGGWPMSPDTKVRVRDTETGELAAQGVAGEIEISAPSCFLGYFNNPDATRDAITADGFFRTGDIGHLRGDGAFVYETRAGDAMRLGGFLVAPGEIEDELKSCTGVADAQVVAVDLKGTARCVAFVIPHQEPPQQEALTARLRERLAGYKVPARIYVVDAFPVTDSANGVKIQRARLRDMAMERIASE from the coding sequence ATGAGCGCCAACCCATTTTCGCTTCAATCGCTGATCGGCACCGAACCCACGTCCGATCCCGCCTTCGTGTTCGACGGCACGCCAGCCTCACGCGCCGAGTTTTCACGGAAGGTCGAGCAGACCGCCGCCTGGCTCGCGGCTCAGGGCATCGGCAAGGGCGACGTGGTCGCGGTCTGGCTGGTCAACCGGATCGAATGGATCGCGCTGCTGTTCGCTGCCGCCCGCTGTGGCGCGATCGTCGCCGCGGTCAATACGCGCTACCGCAGCGCCGAGGTCGCGCATCTGCTCAAGGTCTCTGGCGCCAGGCTGATGGTGGTCGAGGCCGCCTTCCGCTCGATCGATTTTGCCGCCATCCTCGCCGACGTGGCCAGGGACGAGGTTCCGGCGCTGCGGGAGCTCGCAGTGGTTGGCGCGGATACGATCCCCGCACACTGGCCCTGCGTGCGCTTCGACGCCTTCGACAAGGCATATCCACCAGCCCCGCCACCCCAGGACGATGTCGACCTGCCCGTGCTGCTCTACACCACGTCCGGCACGACCAAGGGACCGAAACTCGTCGCGCATTCGCAGCGGACGCTGGCCACGCACGCCACCTCCGTCGCCAAGGCGCTGAACCTCTCGCCGCAGCGTCATTCGCTGCTGGCCATGCTGCCATTCTGCGGCACCTTCGGCATGACGAGCCTGCTCGGCTTCATCGCCGCGGGTGCGACCGTCCATGCGCTCGACGCCTTCGAGGCGGCACCGGCGCTCAAAATCCTCAACGAGCACGAGATCACCCACTCGTTCGGCTCCGATGAGATGTTCCGCCGCATCCTCGCGCTCACCGATGTGCCGCGGCCGTTCCCGCATCTCGAGATCTGCGGCTTCGCCGCGTTCCAGCCCGGCTGGCGCGAGCTCGCCGTAGAGGCCGAGGCGCGCGGCATGAAGCTGTTCGGCCTCTACGGGTCGAGCGAGGTGCAGGCCCTGTTCTCGATCGCCCGCGTCAGTGACGCCTTCGCCGACCGCATCGAGGGCGGCGGCTGGCCGATGTCCCCCGACACGAAGGTGCGCGTGCGCGACACCGAAACCGGCGAGCTCGCGGCCCAAGGCGTCGCCGGCGAGATCGAGATCAGCGCGCCCTCGTGCTTCCTCGGCTATTTCAACAACCCGGACGCAACGCGCGATGCGATCACAGCCGACGGCTTCTTCCGCACCGGTGACATCGGCCATCTCCGCGGCGACGGCGCCTTCGTCTACGAGACCCGCGCGGGCGACGCCATGCGGCTCGGCGGCTTCCTGGTCGCGCCCGGCGAGATCGAGGACGAGCTCAAATCCTGCACGGGAGTGGCCGACGCCCAGGTCGTCGCGGTCGATCTGAAGGGGACCGCACGCTGCGTCGCCTTCGTGATCCCGCACCAGGAACCACCGCAGCAGGAGGCGCTGACTGCGCGCCTTCGCGAGCGGCTCGCCGGCTACAAGGTCCCGGCACGGATCTACGTCGTGGATGCCTTCCCGGTCACCGACAGCGCCAATGGCGTGAAGATCCAGCGCGCCCGGCTACGCGACATGGCGATGGAACGGATCGCTTCCGAATAG
- a CDS encoding flagellin encodes MVAMRVATFAQSNKMIADAMRVETVMANKQIQESSGVISSDFGGYGSDAQHVVNLQVSVTRAQSYIDAATLADSKVQVMYSAIGSMTDILTQLRSQLSAASTGSSTETNSVITTAQQMLEEMGSLMNTQYDGQYVFAGGKTDTAPVDLTSFASGTGSLTTTDTSYYNGDDEIASVRVAADETVSYGITADNSAFEEVMRVLKFVANSTSLSSSDITSALDLAGTALDDTAAVQAKLSNNASSIETASSRQTDYKSYAETLSNDLTGVDVAAITAQLSTYQAQLTASYSALAKILSINLASYLK; translated from the coding sequence ATGGTCGCGATGCGGGTCGCCACCTTCGCGCAGTCGAACAAGATGATCGCCGACGCGATGCGCGTGGAGACGGTCATGGCCAACAAGCAGATCCAGGAATCGTCGGGCGTGATCTCGAGCGATTTCGGCGGTTATGGGTCGGATGCGCAGCATGTCGTCAATCTCCAGGTCTCGGTGACTCGCGCGCAATCCTATATCGATGCCGCGACGCTCGCCGACAGCAAGGTCCAGGTGATGTATTCGGCGATCGGATCGATGACCGACATCCTCACGCAGCTCCGCTCCCAGCTCAGCGCGGCCTCGACCGGCAGCTCGACCGAGACGAATTCGGTGATCACCACCGCCCAGCAGATGCTGGAGGAGATGGGTTCGCTGATGAACACGCAATATGACGGCCAGTATGTGTTCGCCGGCGGCAAGACCGACACCGCGCCGGTCGATCTCACGAGCTTCGCGTCCGGTACCGGCTCCCTGACCACGACCGACACCAGCTACTACAACGGCGACGACGAGATCGCCTCGGTGCGGGTCGCCGCCGACGAGACGGTGTCTTACGGCATCACCGCCGACAATTCGGCGTTCGAGGAGGTGATGCGGGTGCTCAAATTCGTGGCCAACAGCACCTCGCTGTCGTCCTCGGATATCACCAGCGCGCTCGATCTTGCCGGCACGGCGCTCGACGACACCGCGGCGGTGCAGGCCAAGCTGTCGAACAACGCGTCTTCGATCGAGACGGCGAGCTCGCGCCAGACCGACTACAAGAGCTATGCCGAGACGCTGTCAAACGACCTTACCGGCGTCGACGTCGCCGCCATCACGGCGCAGCTGTCGACCTATCAGGCGCAGCTCACGGCGTCCTATTCGGCGCTCGCCAAGATCCTGAGCATCAATCTGGCGAGCTACCTGAAATAG
- the flgK gene encoding flagellar hook-associated protein FlgK → MSLDIARSIAFSGLSATSVQISVTSSNISNADTTGYTAKTANQSSSVTNGVGTGVTVTGITSTVDKLLLKSLISATSDLGSADTTNTYLTSLEKLYGSTSSTDSSSTGTSLANSIASLESALSSLASTPSSASLQSNVVSALDDVASQLRETSSSIQKLRSDADQDIASSIDDVNTDLQQIADLNAQIKQTAAAGQSTADLEDQRNTALQDLASRMNINYFTASNGDIQIYTKSGQALVDSSAHTISYTAAANVTAATTYTAGSSSSGFSAITVNGVDITSQITGGDIGALITLRDTTLPNAQSQLDQLAQQLASAMNSVSNSASAVPAPTSLTGTTSVTSSTALSATGTVRLAVTDQSGNLVSYGDLDLSSYSTVGDLVTAINGISGLSASVDADGHLSITATGSGNGVAINQMTSSVGSSGEGFSEHFGLNDLVTGTSAADIAVNSKILSGTNELQLATLDSSSSLTVGSTVLSSGSATVVNAFYDALTDSRTFATTGGLAATTGSLADYASAIVADVASKASQASTDYTAKETAQSTYASSLSSQSGVNLDEESAKLSTLQNKYTAASALIQAINTMYSALLSAVQS, encoded by the coding sequence GTGTCGCTCGATATCGCACGATCGATCGCCTTCAGCGGCCTGTCGGCCACGTCGGTGCAGATCAGCGTGACGTCGTCGAACATCTCGAACGCCGACACGACCGGCTATACGGCGAAGACCGCGAACCAGTCGAGCAGCGTCACCAACGGCGTCGGCACCGGCGTCACGGTGACCGGCATCACCTCGACGGTCGACAAGCTGCTGCTGAAGTCGTTGATTTCCGCGACCTCCGACCTCGGCTCCGCCGATACCACCAACACCTACCTGACGTCGCTGGAAAAGCTCTACGGCTCGACCAGCAGTACGGACAGTTCGTCGACCGGGACCTCTCTCGCCAACAGCATTGCTTCGCTGGAATCGGCGCTGTCGTCGCTGGCGAGCACGCCGAGCAGCGCCTCGTTGCAATCCAACGTCGTCAGCGCGCTCGACGACGTCGCGAGCCAGTTGCGGGAGACGTCGAGCAGCATCCAGAAGCTCCGCTCCGATGCCGACCAGGACATCGCGTCCTCGATCGATGACGTCAATACGGACCTGCAGCAGATCGCGGATCTGAACGCGCAGATCAAGCAGACCGCGGCGGCCGGCCAGTCGACCGCGGATCTGGAGGACCAGCGCAACACCGCGCTCCAGGACCTCGCGTCCAGGATGAACATCAATTATTTCACGGCATCGAACGGCGATATCCAGATCTACACCAAGTCCGGCCAGGCGCTGGTCGACAGTTCCGCGCATACCATCAGCTATACCGCCGCCGCCAATGTGACGGCGGCGACGACCTATACCGCCGGTTCCTCGTCGAGCGGCTTCAGCGCGATCACGGTGAACGGGGTCGACATCACCTCGCAGATCACAGGCGGGGACATCGGCGCGCTCATCACGCTCCGCGACACGACACTGCCGAACGCGCAGTCCCAGCTCGATCAGCTCGCCCAGCAGCTTGCGTCCGCAATGAACAGCGTCTCGAACAGCGCCTCCGCTGTGCCGGCGCCGACGAGCCTCACAGGGACGACCAGCGTCACCAGCAGCACGGCGCTGTCCGCCACCGGCACAGTGCGTCTTGCCGTCACCGACCAGAGCGGCAATCTGGTCTCCTACGGCGATCTCGACCTGTCGTCCTATTCCACCGTCGGCGACCTCGTCACCGCCATCAACGGCATCTCCGGACTGTCGGCCTCAGTCGACGCGGACGGCCATCTCTCGATCACCGCGACCGGCTCGGGCAACGGCGTCGCCATCAACCAGATGACGAGCTCGGTGGGGAGCTCGGGCGAGGGATTTTCCGAGCATTTCGGCCTCAACGACCTCGTGACCGGAACGAGCGCCGCTGACATCGCGGTCAACAGCAAGATCCTGTCAGGCACGAACGAGCTGCAACTGGCGACGCTGGACTCCTCGTCGAGCCTGACGGTGGGCAGCACCGTGCTGTCGTCGGGATCGGCCACCGTCGTCAACGCCTTCTACGACGCGCTGACGGACTCCCGGACATTCGCCACCACCGGCGGGCTCGCCGCCACCACCGGTTCGCTCGCCGATTATGCCTCGGCCATCGTGGCCGACGTGGCCAGCAAGGCCTCGCAGGCGTCCACCGATTACACCGCGAAGGAAACCGCGCAGTCGACCTATGCGAGTTCGCTGTCCTCGCAATCCGGCGTCAACCTCGACGAGGAGTCCGCCAAGCTCAGCACGCTTCAGAACAAGTACACCGCGGCCTCCGCGCTGATCCAGGCCATCAACACCATGTATTCGGCGCTGCTGTCCGCCGTGCAGTCGTAA
- a CDS encoding flagellar protein FlgN, translating into MTVAQATRTSAANGDARIKSLITLIDTLTALVAEENAELAKGLPASRLKQVDEKNRLAEMFERTVAECAAGTTSLNVRDRILREQLMERILKLRMAMDENLVRLRAAIEASNRRIEAVMQAIREQIAAVSPYGASGRLAARAVSSGTSRSA; encoded by the coding sequence ATGACTGTAGCTCAAGCCACTCGGACAAGCGCCGCAAATGGCGATGCCCGGATCAAGTCGCTGATCACGCTGATCGACACGCTGACCGCGCTGGTCGCCGAGGAGAATGCCGAACTCGCTAAAGGCCTGCCGGCCTCGCGCCTGAAGCAGGTCGACGAGAAGAATCGCCTGGCGGAGATGTTCGAACGCACCGTCGCCGAATGCGCGGCGGGGACGACCAGCCTCAACGTACGCGACCGGATCCTGCGCGAGCAGCTCATGGAGCGGATCCTGAAGCTGCGTATGGCGATGGACGAGAATCTGGTGCGCCTGCGCGCGGCCATCGAGGCCAGCAACCGCCGGATCGAAGCCGTTATGCAGGCGATCCGCGAGCAGATCGCGGCGGTATCGCCCTATGGCGCCTCCGGCCGGCTCGCCGCGCGCGCGGTCTCCAGCGGCACCAGCCGCAGCGCCTGA
- the flgE gene encoding flagellar hook protein FlgE, which yields MSLTGALSSAISALSAQSQSLSMISDNIANSDTTGYKTTSAMFDALVTASSNTTSYASGGVTVSGRANISQQGLLAATSNATDVAIQGSGFFVVTSATSGGITSYTRNGAFTINNAGYLENNGSYLEGWRTDADGNVVGSESASNLSAINTQIASTSGSATTKTTIAANLPSDAATGDTYTSSMTVYDSLGAANTMQITWSKTGTNTWSASFANPTSSSDTTTATGTASGTIDITFNSDGSLASTSPDPATVSITGWTDGAADSTVTMDLGTVGGTDGLTQYASGETTPDVNVTSIDSDGLSYGKLSSISIGKNGVVDATYSNGETIAIYKIAVATFADPNGLSAASDGLYSATVASGNASLQASGENGAGTVYGSELESSTTDTSSQFSSMISAQQAYSAASQVISTVNKMYDTLISAMR from the coding sequence ATGAGTCTCACCGGTGCATTATCTTCGGCGATCTCGGCGCTCAGCGCCCAGAGCCAATCCCTGTCGATGATCAGCGACAACATCGCCAACTCCGATACGACCGGCTACAAGACGACGTCGGCGATGTTCGACGCGCTCGTGACCGCGTCGAGCAATACCACCTCGTATGCGTCGGGCGGCGTCACCGTCTCGGGCCGCGCCAACATCAGCCAGCAGGGCCTGCTGGCGGCGACCTCCAATGCCACCGACGTCGCCATCCAGGGCTCGGGCTTCTTCGTGGTGACCAGCGCCACGTCCGGCGGCATCACGTCCTACACCCGCAACGGCGCCTTCACGATCAACAATGCCGGCTATCTCGAGAACAACGGCAGCTACCTCGAGGGTTGGCGCACCGACGCGGACGGCAATGTGGTCGGCAGCGAGTCGGCCAGCAACCTCTCGGCCATCAATACCCAGATCGCCTCGACCAGCGGCAGCGCCACTACCAAGACCACGATCGCGGCCAATTTGCCGTCGGACGCTGCCACCGGCGACACCTATACCAGCTCGATGACGGTGTATGACTCCCTCGGTGCTGCCAACACGATGCAGATCACCTGGAGCAAGACCGGCACCAACACCTGGAGCGCGAGCTTCGCCAATCCGACCTCTTCGTCGGATACCACGACCGCGACAGGCACGGCCTCGGGCACGATCGACATCACCTTCAACAGCGACGGCTCGCTAGCCAGCACCAGCCCGGACCCGGCGACCGTCTCGATCACGGGCTGGACCGATGGCGCGGCCGACAGCACCGTGACCATGGACCTCGGCACGGTCGGCGGCACCGATGGCCTGACGCAATATGCCTCCGGCGAAACGACGCCCGATGTCAACGTCACCAGCATCGACTCCGATGGCCTGTCCTACGGCAAGCTGTCCAGCATCTCGATCGGCAAGAACGGTGTCGTCGATGCGACCTATTCCAACGGCGAGACCATCGCGATCTACAAGATCGCGGTGGCGACGTTCGCCGATCCCAACGGTCTCTCCGCGGCCAGCGACGGACTCTATTCGGCGACCGTGGCGTCGGGGAATGCCTCCTTGCAGGCGTCCGGCGAGAATGGTGCGGGCACGGTCTACGGCAGCGAGCTGGAATCCTCGACCACCGATACCTCCAGCCAGTTCTCGAGCATGATCTCGGCGCAGCAGGCCTATTCCGCCGCGTCCCAGGTCATCTCCACCGTCAACAAGATGTACGACACCCTGATCTCGGCGATGAGGTGA
- a CDS encoding flagellar hook assembly protein FlgD codes for MTVSAASSATTATTTTSSSSTSSSSSLTSSDFLSLLVSELQNQDPLNATSTTDFINQLTSYANFTQQQSINSNMSSLASSFSSLVTLNSVNYIGHTVEAKTDTSTLSNGSATFGYSLSSAASNVSISISDSSGNVVYTGTGTGNSGSNSFTWDGKDSSGNQLSDGGQYTISVTATDSAGNSVLNYTTVTGTVTGIDTSTSTPSLTVNGVAVSAANILGVTS; via the coding sequence ATGACCGTTTCCGCCGCGAGTTCCGCAACGACTGCGACCACGACGACGTCGTCGTCGAGCACATCATCCAGTTCGTCGCTGACCTCCAGTGATTTCCTCAGCCTGCTCGTCAGCGAGCTTCAGAACCAGGATCCGCTGAACGCGACCTCGACGACGGACTTCATCAATCAGCTCACCTCCTACGCCAACTTCACCCAGCAGCAGTCGATCAACTCGAACATGTCTTCGCTGGCGAGCTCGTTCTCGAGCCTCGTGACGCTCAATTCGGTGAACTATATCGGCCACACCGTCGAGGCGAAGACCGACACGTCGACCCTGAGCAACGGCTCGGCGACGTTCGGCTACTCGCTGTCCTCGGCTGCTTCGAATGTCTCGATCAGCATCTCGGATTCCTCCGGCAACGTCGTCTACACCGGCACCGGCACGGGCAATTCAGGCTCCAACAGCTTCACCTGGGACGGCAAGGATTCCAGCGGCAACCAGCTCTCCGACGGTGGCCAGTACACCATCTCGGTGACCGCGACCGATTCCGCCGGCAACTCTGTCCTCAACTACACGACCGTCACCGGCACGGTGACCGGCATCGACACCTCGACCTCCACGCCCTCGCTCACGGTGAACGGCGTCGCCGTCAGCGCCGCCAACATCCTCGGCGTCACGTCCTGA
- the fliS gene encoding flagellar export chaperone FliS, which yields MMHNPMAYMANQAYRGAATSVPPLKAISMLLGGAMTFLQKSLAAQEARRFEEGHEYLMKATAILRGLSHNLDFAKGGAVAERLFQTYNAMIVASHKAFGRPHARESFGRIIAGLTELREAWEHVDATLRGGKAGPADSARRG from the coding sequence ATGATGCATAATCCGATGGCGTACATGGCCAACCAGGCCTATCGGGGAGCCGCGACCAGCGTGCCGCCGCTCAAGGCGATCTCGATGCTGCTTGGCGGCGCGATGACCTTCCTCCAGAAGTCGCTGGCCGCGCAGGAGGCGCGGCGCTTCGAGGAGGGGCACGAGTACCTGATGAAGGCGACCGCGATCCTGCGCGGGCTCAGCCACAATCTCGATTTCGCCAAGGGTGGGGCAGTGGCCGAGCGGCTGTTCCAGACCTACAACGCGATGATCGTGGCGAGCCACAAGGCCTTCGGCCGCCCGCATGCACGTGAAAGCTTTGGCCGCATCATTGCCGGGCTGACCGAGTTGCGGGAGGCCTGGGAGCACGTCGATGCGACGTTGCGCGGTGGCAAGGCCGGGCCGGCCGATTCGGCCCGCAGGGGCTGA